The Crocosphaera sp. UHCC 0190 genome has a window encoding:
- a CDS encoding IS607 family transposase translates to MKNLLTIQEAAQLLGVSTKTIRRWEKAGKIEAMRTPGGHRRFEANGILPKPSVSSLTVAYARINQSQSPDDLKQQVHLLETYCKSHNYNYKIIQDIGSGVNYKNQGLMSLLELICTDKIERLVLTRKDRLLRLGADIILTLCEILGVEVIIINSPDVEKIVEEELTQDIEDIVTLFRNRLYGMRNATNVALLNELENLTERLHECSCAL, encoded by the coding sequence ATGAAAAATCTGCTCACTATTCAAGAAGCTGCTCAACTCTTAGGTGTTAGTACCAAAACCATTCGTCGCTGGGAGAAAGCGGGAAAAATAGAGGCCATGAGAACTCCAGGGGGACATCGGCGGTTTGAGGCCAATGGTATATTACCCAAACCTTCTGTATCTTCCTTAACAGTCGCTTACGCGAGAATTAACCAAAGCCAATCTCCCGATGATTTAAAGCAACAAGTACATCTGCTAGAAACTTATTGTAAAAGTCATAATTACAACTATAAAATCATTCAGGATATTGGTAGTGGTGTTAACTACAAAAATCAAGGACTAATGTCTTTATTAGAACTCATTTGTACTGACAAAATAGAACGGTTAGTTTTAACCCGTAAAGACAGACTTTTGAGACTTGGTGCTGACATTATTCTTACCCTTTGCGAGATTCTCGGTGTTGAAGTGATTATCATTAACAGTCCAGATGTTGAGAAAATAGTGGAAGAAGAGTTAACCCAAGACATTGAAGACATCGTCACCCTATTTAGAAATCGCCTGTATGGAATGCGTAATGCCACCAATGTCGCACTGCTCAATGAACTGGAGAACCTCACAGAACGATTACATGAATGTTCTTGCGCCCTATAA
- the purD gene encoding phosphoribosylamine--glycine ligase — protein sequence MKVLVVGNGGREHALAWKLLQSPQVEQCFCVPGNGGTALLQGCQNITLGVNDFVSIAQVAREQAIDLVVVGPEIPLSLGITDYLQALGFKVFGPTQVGAQIESSKSWAKTLMAEAGIPIPQGESFTDSQAAKAYIAQQGAPIVVKADGLAAGKGVIVANTVAEAQAAVDSLITDGFSLIVVEEFLIGEEVSILALTDGLTVRPLVPAQDHKRIGEGDTGLNTGGMGAYAPAPIATPALLQRVQREILEPTVAALRQRGIDYRGVLYAGLMVSPDGEPKVLEYNCRFGDPETQAVLPLLETPLDELLLACVEQRLESLPPLQWYSGSAVCVVMASGGYPGDYEKGKLITGIEDAQSLGATVFQAGTKLDGNRLLSDGGRVLGVTALGPDFQAGIEAVYSAVELIEFEGKYYRRDIGYRAR from the coding sequence GTGAAAGTCTTAGTCGTTGGTAATGGAGGGCGGGAACACGCCCTCGCTTGGAAATTGCTCCAGTCTCCCCAAGTAGAACAGTGTTTTTGTGTTCCTGGTAATGGGGGAACAGCTTTATTGCAAGGCTGTCAGAATATTACCCTAGGGGTTAATGACTTTGTGAGTATTGCTCAGGTAGCCCGTGAGCAGGCCATTGATTTAGTGGTGGTGGGGCCAGAAATTCCCCTATCTCTGGGAATTACGGATTATTTGCAAGCATTGGGCTTCAAAGTGTTTGGCCCCACCCAAGTCGGGGCGCAAATCGAGTCTAGTAAATCTTGGGCCAAAACCCTGATGGCTGAGGCTGGTATTCCCATCCCTCAAGGGGAAAGTTTTACAGATTCCCAAGCGGCCAAAGCCTATATTGCCCAACAAGGGGCCCCCATTGTGGTGAAAGCGGATGGGTTAGCGGCGGGAAAAGGGGTTATTGTGGCGAATACGGTGGCTGAGGCCCAAGCTGCGGTTGATAGTTTGATAACTGATGGTTTTTCTCTGATTGTGGTGGAAGAATTTTTAATCGGGGAAGAAGTCTCAATTTTGGCTCTCACGGATGGTTTGACGGTGCGCCCTTTAGTGCCAGCCCAGGATCATAAACGCATTGGGGAAGGAGATACAGGCCTGAATACGGGAGGAATGGGAGCTTATGCCCCGGCCCCCATCGCCACACCTGCCCTATTACAACGGGTGCAAAGGGAAATTTTGGAGCCAACGGTGGCGGCATTGCGTCAACGAGGGATTGATTATCGTGGGGTATTATATGCGGGACTGATGGTGAGCCCTGATGGTGAGCCGAAAGTTTTAGAATATAATTGTCGGTTTGGTGATCCAGAAACCCAAGCGGTTTTGCCGTTGTTAGAAACGCCTCTGGATGAGTTATTGTTAGCTTGCGTTGAACAGCGTTTGGAGAGTTTGCCGCCCTTGCAATGGTATTCAGGGAGTGCCGTTTGTGTGGTAATGGCTTCTGGGGGCTATCCTGGGGATTATGAGAAAGGTAAGCTGATTACAGGCATTGAAGATGCCCAAAGCTTGGGAGCTACGGTGTTTCAGGCGGGAACTAAATTAGATGGCAATCGCCTTTTAAGTGATGGGGGGCGTGTTTTAGGGGTGACGGCCTTGGGGCCAGATTTTCAGGCGGGGATTGAAGCTGTTTATTCAGCCGTTGAGTTGATTGAGTTTGAGGGGAAATATTATCGCCGTGATATTGGCTATCGTGCGCGGTAA
- the dtd gene encoding D-aminoacyl-tRNA deacylase, which produces MRIIIQRVLSSQVTVNGEIVGKIGRGLNLLVGIAETDTSIEIDWMVRKCLGLRLFSAEIGGEKWEKSVQEIQGELLVISQFTLYGDCRKGRRPSFSNSASPNVAQSLYNLFIEQLKNSDLRVETGIFGAMMEVNINNDGPVTLLLEKERI; this is translated from the coding sequence ATGCGTATTATTATTCAAAGAGTCTTGAGTTCCCAAGTAACAGTAAATGGGGAAATTGTCGGGAAAATTGGACGAGGATTAAACTTATTAGTAGGTATTGCTGAGACGGATACATCGATAGAAATTGATTGGATGGTGCGTAAATGCTTAGGATTACGCCTTTTTTCTGCCGAAATAGGGGGAGAAAAATGGGAAAAATCAGTTCAAGAAATTCAAGGAGAATTATTGGTAATTAGTCAGTTTACGTTATATGGTGATTGTCGCAAAGGCCGTCGTCCTTCTTTTAGTAATTCTGCATCTCCTAATGTTGCTCAATCTCTATATAATTTATTCATTGAGCAATTAAAAAACAGTGATTTAAGGGTTGAAACAGGAATTTTTGGGGCCATGATGGAAGTGAATATTAATAATGATGGCCCGGTTACTTTATTGTTAGAAAAAGAAAGAATTTGA
- a CDS encoding universal stress protein yields MGNQVDSREVLTQPNVAGSIYQKILVAVDHLAGNTEVFGTALNFAKAQGSELMIFTAIPEQTPGTMDLPIYSEMAGYGAIYSQEMVDLEEKLIQETLEELQTWLKRLAQQGISQGIKTGSDYAYGEPGQQICALAKKWDADLIIIGRRGRSGLSELLLGSVSNYVIHHAPCSILVVQH; encoded by the coding sequence ATGGGAAACCAAGTTGACAGTCGGGAAGTCCTTACCCAACCTAATGTAGCTGGTTCTATTTATCAAAAAATTTTAGTAGCAGTCGATCATCTGGCTGGCAATACGGAAGTTTTTGGAACGGCTTTAAACTTCGCCAAAGCTCAGGGCAGTGAGTTAATGATTTTTACCGCGATTCCTGAACAGACTCCAGGAACGATGGACTTACCTATTTATTCCGAAATGGCAGGTTATGGGGCAATTTATAGCCAGGAAATGGTAGATTTAGAGGAGAAATTAATTCAAGAAACCCTAGAAGAACTGCAAACTTGGCTGAAAAGATTAGCACAACAAGGAATTAGTCAAGGGATTAAAACCGGATCGGATTATGCTTATGGGGAACCAGGTCAACAAATTTGCGCCTTGGCCAAGAAATGGGACGCTGACTTAATTATTATCGGTCGTCGTGGCCGGAGTGGTTTGTCGGAGTTATTATTGGGGAGTGTGAGTAATTATGTGATTCATCATGCACCCTGTTCAATTTTAGTGGTGCAGCATTAA
- a CDS encoding 30S ribosomal protein S1 has product MVTQKTTATKDIGFTHEDFAALLDKYDYHFSPGDIVPGTVFSMEPRGALIDIGAKTAAYIPIQEMSINRVDDPKDVLQSNETREFFILTDENEDGQLTLSIRRIEYMRAWERVRQLQAEDATVRSIVFATNRGGALVRIEGLRGFIPGSHISTREAKEDLVNTELPLKFLEVDEERNRLVLSHRRALVERKMNGLEVGQVVIGSVRGIKPYGAFIDIGGVSGLLHISEISHDHIDTPHSVFGVNDELKVMIIDLDAERGRISLSTKQLEPEPGDMLKNRDLVFEKAEEMAEKYRLKLLAEAEGKEMPQEENLEDIPSALEADEELAVAATED; this is encoded by the coding sequence ATGGTAACTCAGAAAACAACAGCGACTAAAGACATTGGTTTCACTCACGAAGATTTTGCCGCACTGCTCGACAAATACGATTATCATTTTAGTCCTGGGGACATTGTGCCTGGGACGGTGTTTAGTATGGAACCGAGAGGCGCATTAATTGACATTGGGGCAAAAACAGCCGCCTACATTCCCATTCAAGAAATGTCAATTAATCGGGTCGATGACCCAAAAGACGTTCTCCAGTCCAATGAAACTAGGGAATTTTTCATTCTCACGGATGAAAACGAAGACGGACAGTTAACCCTTTCTATTCGTCGCATCGAGTATATGCGAGCTTGGGAAAGGGTTCGTCAACTACAGGCAGAAGATGCAACCGTGCGTTCTATTGTCTTTGCCACCAACCGAGGTGGTGCTTTGGTCAGAATTGAAGGGTTACGGGGCTTTATTCCCGGATCTCATATTAGTACCCGTGAGGCCAAAGAAGATTTAGTTAACACAGAACTCCCGTTAAAATTTCTGGAAGTGGATGAAGAACGCAACCGCTTAGTTCTCAGTCATCGTCGTGCGCTTGTCGAACGGAAGATGAATGGCTTAGAAGTCGGTCAAGTGGTCATTGGTTCCGTTCGTGGCATCAAGCCCTATGGGGCATTCATTGATATTGGTGGCGTGAGTGGACTGCTGCACATTTCTGAAATTTCCCATGACCATATTGATACTCCTCACAGTGTCTTTGGGGTCAATGATGAACTGAAGGTCATGATCATTGATTTAGATGCAGAAAGAGGACGCATTTCTCTGTCTACGAAACAACTAGAACCTGAACCTGGTGATATGCTCAAAAATCGGGATTTAGTGTTTGAGAAAGCGGAAGAAATGGCGGAAAAATACCGCCTGAAGCTCTTAGCTGAGGCAGAAGGAAAAGAAATGCCCCAAGAAGAAAATCTAGAGGATATTCCTTCGGCATTAGAAGCCGACGAAGAATTGGCGGTTGCGGCCACAGAAGACTAG
- a CDS encoding MoaD/ThiS family protein translates to MSQALITITIKLFAIYQEAYGVPELRRQFPPETTVSTVLDGLLREHPPLAKWRDLTRFGVNLQFVEGDTFLKDGDELVLIPPVSGG, encoded by the coding sequence ATGTCTCAAGCTCTGATTACTATTACCATTAAACTGTTTGCTATTTATCAAGAAGCTTATGGTGTGCCGGAATTAAGACGACAGTTTCCCCCAGAAACAACTGTAAGCACTGTTCTTGATGGGTTACTCAGAGAACATCCCCCCTTAGCGAAATGGCGAGATTTAACAAGATTTGGGGTGAATTTACAATTTGTTGAGGGTGATACCTTCCTCAAAGATGGGGATGAATTAGTTTTAATTCCACCAGTCAGTGGTGGTTAA
- the recF gene encoding DNA replication/repair protein RecF (All proteins in this family for which functions are known are DNA-binding proteins that assist the filamentation of RecA onto DNA for the initiation of recombination or recombinational repair.): MYLKNIHLYAFRNYQEQSLKFEAQKTILLGNNAQGKSNLLEAIELLATLKSHRTNRDQDLILQGANTGQILANIEGTYGQSDLGLILRSPGRRSLTLNHENLRRHLEFLGHVNAVEFSCLDLDLVRGSPESRRNWLDTLLVQLEPVYANILHEYYQVLRQRNALLKVMGKKSEEDDTPSQLSTDITQLKLWDQQLVETGTRVIRRRNRVIARLTPLAQTWHTNISGGTEFLEINYLPNVISKIDEPRQVQQNFLEKIEQRRIAEQQLGTTVVGPHRDDVELKINHTPAKSYGSQGQQRTLVLALKLAELQLIEDVIGEPPLLLLDDVLAELDPNRQNQLLDVIQGRFQTLITTTYLHSFDAKWLESSQILKVEGGKIYPF, encoded by the coding sequence ATGTACTTGAAAAATATCCACTTATATGCGTTCCGTAATTATCAAGAACAATCCCTTAAATTTGAAGCACAAAAGACGATTTTATTAGGAAATAATGCCCAAGGAAAATCGAATCTTTTGGAAGCAATTGAATTATTAGCAACCTTAAAAAGTCATCGTACAAACCGCGATCAGGATCTCATTTTACAAGGGGCCAATACAGGGCAAATTTTAGCCAATATTGAAGGAACCTATGGTCAATCAGATTTGGGGTTAATCCTCCGTTCCCCTGGAAGACGTAGCTTAACATTAAATCATGAAAACTTACGTCGTCATCTAGAATTTTTAGGTCATGTCAATGCGGTAGAATTCTCTTGTTTAGACTTAGATTTAGTGCGAGGATCACCGGAATCAAGACGAAATTGGTTAGATACCCTATTAGTTCAATTAGAACCTGTTTATGCTAATATTTTACATGAATATTATCAAGTTTTAAGACAACGCAATGCCTTACTAAAAGTCATGGGAAAAAAATCAGAAGAGGATGACACTCCATCTCAATTATCCACAGATATCACGCAATTAAAATTATGGGATCAACAATTAGTTGAAACAGGAACAAGGGTGATTAGAAGAAGAAATCGGGTCATTGCAAGATTAACTCCCTTAGCACAAACTTGGCATACAAATATTAGTGGTGGCACAGAATTTTTAGAAATTAATTATTTACCTAATGTTATTAGTAAGATCGATGAACCCCGACAAGTTCAACAAAACTTCTTAGAAAAAATAGAACAACGTCGCATTGCTGAACAACAATTAGGGACAACAGTTGTGGGACCTCACCGCGATGATGTAGAATTAAAAATTAATCACACTCCCGCTAAATCTTATGGCTCTCAAGGACAACAAAGAACCTTAGTTTTAGCCTTAAAATTAGCGGAATTACAACTTATTGAAGATGTGATCGGGGAACCACCCTTATTATTATTAGATGATGTTTTAGCTGAACTTGATCCCAACCGACAAAATCAATTATTAGACGTGATTCAAGGACGATTTCAAACCTTAATTACCACTACTTATTTACATTCTTTTGATGCAAAATGGTTAGAATCTTCGCAAATCTTAAAAGTTGAAGGGGGAAAAATTTATCCTTTTTAA
- the msrA gene encoding peptide-methionine (S)-S-oxide reductase MsrA encodes MEKATFGAGCFWGVERFFSRVKGVISTSVGYMGGHFPNPSYLDVCARITGHVEVVQVQYDPEEISYEKLLEMFWEIHDPTSLNRQGPDRGEQYRSVIFYHTSEQEKAARQSKLKLQISGKYDKDIVTEIFPASDYYLADDYHQQYFAKKHSKSIS; translated from the coding sequence ATGGAAAAAGCCACGTTTGGTGCCGGATGTTTTTGGGGAGTAGAAAGGTTCTTTAGTCGAGTTAAGGGCGTTATCTCTACTTCCGTTGGCTATATGGGGGGACATTTTCCTAATCCTTCTTATTTGGATGTATGTGCGAGAATTACGGGCCATGTAGAGGTGGTACAAGTTCAGTATGATCCCGAAGAAATTAGTTATGAAAAACTATTAGAAATGTTTTGGGAAATTCATGATCCTACCAGTTTAAATCGTCAAGGGCCAGATCGGGGAGAACAATATCGCTCAGTGATTTTTTATCATACATCAGAACAGGAAAAAGCGGCGAGACAATCTAAACTAAAATTGCAAATTTCGGGAAAATATGATAAAGATATTGTTACAGAAATTTTTCCCGCATCTGATTATTATTTAGCGGACGATTATCATCAACAATATTTTGCAAAAAAACACAGTAAATCTATTAGTTAA
- the cysC gene encoding adenylyl-sulfate kinase has product MKQRGVTVWLTGLSGAGKTTITQALEKKILDAGYPLEVLDGDIVRTNLTKGLGFSKEDRDENIRRIGFVCRLLTRHGVIVLVSAISPYRDIREEVRGKIGDFVEVFVNAPLAVCEDRDVKGLYKRARAGEIKSFTGIDDPYEAPLNPEVECRTDLETLEESVNKVWQKLEEMGYLAKPVAV; this is encoded by the coding sequence ATGAAGCAGCGTGGCGTAACTGTTTGGTTAACTGGATTAAGTGGGGCTGGCAAAACCACCATCACCCAGGCCTTAGAAAAGAAAATCCTTGATGCGGGTTATCCCTTAGAAGTTCTTGATGGGGATATTGTGAGAACCAATCTCACCAAAGGGTTAGGTTTTTCTAAAGAAGATCGGGATGAAAACATCCGTCGGATCGGGTTTGTTTGCCGATTACTCACCCGTCATGGTGTGATTGTTCTTGTTTCTGCTATTTCTCCTTATCGAGACATTCGGGAAGAGGTTCGCGGAAAAATTGGGGATTTTGTCGAAGTTTTCGTCAATGCACCTTTAGCGGTATGTGAAGATCGGGATGTCAAGGGCTTATATAAGCGGGCTAGAGCAGGGGAAATCAAATCTTTTACAGGTATTGATGACCCCTACGAAGCCCCATTAAACCCTGAGGTCGAGTGTCGCACAGATCTCGAAACCTTGGAAGAAAGTGTCAACAAAGTTTGGCAAAAACTCGAAGAAATGGGCTATCTCGCTAAACCCGTTGCGGTTTAA
- a CDS encoding GTP-binding protein, with protein sequence MQTVDRQSGNPEGMETPKHGLPVTIITGFLGSGKTTLLNHILTNQEGIKTAVLVNEFGEIGIDNELIVTTEDNMVELNNGCVCCTINEDLIQAVYKVLERADKIDYLVVETTGLADPLPVALTFLGTELRDMTRLDSIVTMVDCANFSLDLFNSEAAQSQIAYGDIIVLNKTDLVDEGDVDALEIRIRDMKESARILRTQKSQVPLPLVLSVGLFESDKYFETEAEKHDHEHHDHDHHEHHEHHDHEHHEHEHHHHDHDHEHHSHHLENDGFTSISFQSDKPLSIRKFQYFLDNQLPANVFRAKGILWFNESPKRHIFHLSGKRFTIEDDEWKGSPKNQLVLIGQNLDEDKLYEQIENCVSLPSTQRGKGFGK encoded by the coding sequence ATGCAAACAGTTGATAGACAGTCAGGAAATCCCGAAGGCATGGAGACTCCTAAACACGGCTTACCCGTCACCATTATTACGGGGTTTTTGGGGAGTGGAAAAACAACCCTACTCAATCATATTCTCACCAACCAAGAAGGCATAAAAACAGCCGTTTTGGTCAATGAATTTGGGGAAATTGGCATTGATAATGAACTCATTGTCACTACCGAAGACAACATGGTGGAATTAAATAATGGTTGTGTTTGCTGTACCATTAACGAAGATTTAATTCAAGCTGTCTACAAAGTTCTAGAACGCGCTGATAAGATCGATTATCTCGTGGTAGAAACCACAGGATTAGCTGACCCGTTACCTGTTGCGCTGACATTTTTAGGTACAGAGTTACGGGATATGACACGACTTGATTCTATTGTTACGATGGTAGATTGTGCCAACTTTAGTCTGGATTTATTTAACTCAGAAGCGGCCCAAAGTCAAATTGCTTATGGGGATATTATTGTTCTCAACAAAACTGATTTAGTGGATGAAGGAGATGTTGATGCTTTAGAAATTCGCATCCGAGATATGAAAGAATCTGCGAGAATTTTACGGACACAAAAGTCTCAAGTTCCCTTGCCTTTAGTTCTGAGTGTAGGATTATTTGAGTCAGATAAATATTTTGAGACTGAAGCAGAAAAACATGATCATGAACATCACGATCACGATCATCACGAACATCACGAACATCACGATCACGAACATCATGAGCATGAGCATCACCACCACGATCATGACCATGAACATCATTCCCATCACTTAGAAAATGATGGCTTTACATCCATTTCTTTCCAGAGTGATAAACCATTGTCAATTCGTAAGTTTCAATATTTTCTAGATAACCAATTACCTGCGAATGTGTTTCGTGCCAAAGGAATTCTTTGGTTTAATGAAAGTCCGAAACGTCATATTTTTCACCTTAGTGGAAAACGGTTTACCATTGAAGATGACGAATGGAAAGGTAGTCCCAAAAATCAATTAGTCTTAATCGGACAAAATCTTGATGAGGACAAATTATATGAGCAGATTGAAAACTGTGTTTCTCTACCATCAACACAACGAGGTAAAGGGTTTGGGAAATAA
- a CDS encoding M23 family metallopeptidase — MMQPLVQFWLNLIGVSDVMNQCFNFLRWKSKACRSQPLWLLFLGIGTFLVPVTLNGWLESPLQAQYVPATNSTNIWRSASFPLENFQTYTSGFGYRTSPVTGQSQFHQGLDMAAPLGSYVRNWWEGRVISLSDHTACGTMIQIQSGQWTHIYCHLMGSVEESPQGRYLIDREGGIVLWQGQDVPVGARIGRVGMTGRTTGPHLHWGLKYGGQYLDPALVLREMFRDRASS; from the coding sequence ATGATGCAACCATTAGTCCAGTTCTGGCTAAATTTAATCGGTGTGAGTGATGTTATGAATCAGTGCTTCAATTTTCTGAGATGGAAATCTAAAGCTTGCCGTTCCCAACCTCTCTGGTTACTATTCTTAGGAATAGGGACGTTTTTAGTGCCTGTAACTCTCAATGGGTGGTTAGAGAGTCCTCTACAGGCCCAATATGTACCAGCGACCAATTCCACGAATATCTGGCGATCTGCTTCCTTTCCCCTGGAAAACTTCCAAACCTATACCTCTGGGTTTGGTTATCGGACTTCTCCTGTTACTGGTCAATCTCAATTTCATCAGGGATTAGACATGGCGGCCCCATTAGGGAGTTATGTCCGTAATTGGTGGGAAGGACGGGTGATCAGTTTATCTGATCATACAGCCTGTGGCACCATGATTCAGATTCAATCGGGCCAGTGGACTCATATCTATTGTCATTTGATGGGATCGGTAGAAGAAAGCCCCCAAGGACGTTATTTGATTGATCGAGAGGGGGGAATTGTGTTATGGCAAGGCCAAGATGTTCCCGTTGGGGCGAGAATTGGTCGTGTGGGTATGACTGGCCGCACCACGGGGCCTCATCTTCATTGGGGATTAAAATATGGGGGTCAATATCTTGATCCGGCCTTAGTTTTGCGAGAAATGTTTCGAGATCGAGCGTCTTCTTAA
- a CDS encoding glutamine synthetase family protein, with protein sequence MDKETFTSLDQARIRFVRVLWCDNANVIRGKAIHRKRLETYLTHGVGITAAQQALPVMYDAPVPESGLGPIGEIRLVPDSNTLTLLPYAKGHARVMGDMILDGQPWGCCPRAFLKRMILAAKQANFEVMAAFENEFYLLNPEDLSPVDDTVFAATLSMDLQQGVIDDIVDALIAQGMVVELYYPESGPGQQEISILYSNALTAADQQIAFRETVKAIAVQHHLKASFLPKILPNHAGSGCHIHFSLWRNGKNCLPSPDNSGELSPLAQQFVAGILKNLPALMALTTPSTNSYRRLQPQHWSGAYRCWGYDNREAAVRVPTNATLPSPTHLELKTVDASANPYLALGAVIAAGLDGIRNELELVLPVQVDPGSLREAERQSQGIERLPTNLGESIQQLENNDVLLQALGTSLAQSFIAVRQQEWEVMKDWELEQEVKQLLERY encoded by the coding sequence ATGGATAAGGAAACCTTTACCTCTCTTGATCAAGCAAGAATAAGATTTGTCCGAGTGCTTTGGTGCGACAATGCCAATGTGATTCGAGGGAAGGCCATACACCGGAAACGACTCGAAACTTACTTAACTCATGGCGTAGGCATTACTGCGGCCCAACAAGCCCTACCTGTGATGTATGATGCCCCCGTCCCTGAGAGCGGTCTGGGGCCAATTGGAGAAATTCGCTTAGTCCCTGACAGCAATACCCTAACCCTCTTACCCTATGCCAAAGGACACGCAAGGGTCATGGGAGATATGATCCTCGATGGACAGCCTTGGGGATGTTGTCCCCGTGCCTTTCTAAAACGTATGATTTTGGCGGCCAAACAAGCTAACTTTGAAGTCATGGCCGCCTTTGAGAATGAATTTTATCTCTTAAACCCAGAAGATTTAAGCCCCGTCGATGACACCGTTTTCGCTGCCACCCTCTCGATGGATTTACAACAGGGGGTGATTGATGACATTGTTGATGCCTTAATTGCTCAAGGTATGGTGGTCGAATTATACTATCCCGAATCTGGCCCAGGACAACAAGAAATATCCATACTCTATAGCAATGCCCTGACGGCTGCTGATCAGCAAATTGCCTTTCGAGAAACCGTCAAAGCGATCGCCGTACAACATCACCTAAAAGCTTCCTTTTTACCGAAAATTTTGCCAAATCATGCCGGAAGTGGCTGTCACATTCATTTCAGTCTCTGGCGAAATGGAAAAAACTGCTTACCCAGTCCTGACAACAGTGGAGAACTTTCCCCCCTAGCACAACAGTTTGTGGCCGGTATTCTCAAAAATCTCCCGGCCCTGATGGCTTTAACCACCCCTAGCACCAATTCTTATCGACGACTGCAACCCCAACATTGGAGTGGGGCCTATCGTTGTTGGGGGTATGATAATCGAGAGGCAGCGGTGAGAGTCCCTACCAATGCCACCCTTCCCAGTCCCACCCATTTAGAATTAAAAACCGTCGATGCTTCTGCTAACCCTTATTTAGCCTTAGGGGCAGTCATAGCAGCAGGATTAGATGGTATTCGTAACGAGTTAGAATTAGTTCTCCCAGTACAGGTTGACCCAGGAAGTTTAAGGGAGGCAGAAAGACAAAGCCAAGGAATTGAAAGACTGCCCACCAATTTAGGGGAATCGATTCAACAGTTAGAAAATAATGACGTGCTTTTACAAGCATTAGGAACGAGTTTAGCTCAATCATTTATCGCTGTCCGTCAACAAGAATGGGAAGTGATGAAAGATTGGGAACTCGAACAAGAGGTTAAACAATTATTAGAAAGGTATTAA